Proteins co-encoded in one Oreochromis aureus strain Israel breed Guangdong linkage group 3, ZZ_aureus, whole genome shotgun sequence genomic window:
- the LOC120438115 gene encoding uncharacterized protein LOC120438115 codes for MSSGSTCAVVGCHNNSRKLKNALETFCLEHQQLRKACPCPPPYALHSMPRKEDRKLAWLAALRLKHPPKRVYVCSFHFIDKKPTELHPDPELYLGYDRPPPKKRRKLTRTTLSVTASSDTNNTESVPDSTVLRSVELDQASISTQPPEPHLHSVHTQWEDPSQQDHQYCNRSRRKDVQDKMTQCDEVAYFILQNDADALLYTGIALETFNTLVSTLEGYDNNEFTVPVRDQVLMTLMKLKSNRVIGDLSRQFHISQSMASKIISHWLDKLEEVLRPLIPWLPKETIQATMPEAFKKNFPNTACIIDCSETLLQKPRNLGSRGNSYSHYYSHNTVKYLVAVAPCGLIMFVSAAYGGRCSDKFITMDSGILTYLKPGDEVMADRGFTIKDLLFERKVRLVIPAFTKKRRQLTEEQVTYTRRIANVRIHVERAIRRLKVYKILSQIVPISMAPKVDKILRICAALVNLREDLIRDIQ; via the exons ATGAGCTCGGGTTCAACGTGTGCTGTTGTCGGCTGCCACAATAAttcaagaaaactgaaaaacgcATTAGAAACATTTTGCCTTGAGCATCAACAACTTAGAAAGGCCTGTCCGTGCCCACCGCCCTACGCACTGCACTCTATGCCGCGGAAGGAGGATCGGAAACTAGCGTGGCTGGCAGCTTTAAGACTCAAACACCCTCCAAAGAGAGTTTATGTTTGCTCCTTTCATTTTATCGACAAAAAGCCCACAGAGCTACACCCCGACCCGGAGCTTTATCTGGGCTATGACCGACCCCCaccaaagaaaagaagaaagctcACTCGGACTACTTTGAGTGTGACAGCTTCCAGTGATACGAACAACACAGAATCTGTACCCG ACTCCACAGTGTTACGTTCAGTGGAATTAGACCAGGCCAGCATCTCCAcacaaccccctgagccacatCTGCACTCAGTCCACACACAGTGGGAGGATCCTTCGCAACAAGACCATCAATACTGCAACAGGTCTCGCAGAAAAGATGTGCAGGATAAGATGACTCAGTGTGATGAAGTTGCATATTTCATTCTTCAAAATGATGCAGACGCTTTGCTGTACACTGGGATAGCCTTAGAAACATTTAACACACTTGTGTCGACACTGGAAGGATATGACAACAATGAATTTACAGTGCCTGTGCGAGATCAAGTCCTCATGACACTTATGAAATTAAAGAGTAACCGTGTAATAGGTGACCTAAGCCGCCAGTTTCATATATCACAAAGCATGGCCAGCAAGATCATCTCACACTGGTTAGACAAGCTGGAGGAAGTTCTCCGACCATTAATTCCATGGCTGCCAAAAGAAACTATTCAAGCAACTATGCCTGAAGCCTTCAAGAAGAACTTTCCAAATACTGCATGCATTATAGACTGCAGTGAGACCCTTTTACAGAAACCCAGAAATCTGGGCTCAAGAGGGAATTCATACAGCCATTATTATTCACACAACACAGTCAAATATTTGGTTGCTGTTGCACCATGTGGActaatcatgtttgtgtctgcagcatATGGCGGCCGATGTAGTGACAAATTTATCACAATGGACTCTGGAATATTAACATACCTAAAACCTGGTGATGAAGTCATGGCAGATAGAGGTTTTACAATTAAAGACTTACTCTTTGAGAGAAAAGTTAGATTAGTAATACCCGCTTTCACAAAAAAACGTAGACAGCTAACTGAGGAACAGGTAACATACACACGTCGGATTGCAAATGTAAGAATCCATGTTGAAAGAGCAATCAGACGCTTGAAAGTCTACAAAATACTTTCACAAATTGTTCCTATAAGCATGGCTCCTAAAGTAGACAAGATACTGAGAATATGTGCTGCTCTAGTGAACTTAAGAGAGGATCTCATTCGTGATATACAATAA